One segment of Desulfolucanica intricata DNA contains the following:
- the mutL gene encoding DNA mismatch repair endonuclease MutL, which yields MPKIVILDEITANQIAAGEVVERPVSVVKELVENSLDAGATSVEVDIYEGGMKKITVIDNGIGMSPEDTALAFNRHATSKIKNAADLVNIRTLGFRGEALPSIAAVSKIILKTKPKDCVSGTRVELSAGKILSTTEVGCAPGSSVTVKDLFFNTPARLKHMKTAFYEAGRITDLINRLAMAKPEVSFRLCHNKKVVFHTPGSGKLLDAVSAVYGINNVRDMISIVGESSLITLSGYISKPTLNRANRKQQTIFINNRLVKSNLFLRAIEEAYRTLLPGGRYPLVVLSLHINPEMVDVNVHPSKLEVRVEQEEEIARFIKEAILKELQSNTLVPRLELSPPIHKLKFNEPKPYQESLSLEFGSVIYNRNEEDSKTKPPKLPNEETRHKEVEAIKIVSENKNYSVPNKPEVLHEITPSYNKQNITFPVLWPVAQLMPTYILATNETGLYIIDQHAAHERVLFEKYERKLTEGRTSSQMLLVPVTLDLDFREAESLNRHIIVLKELGFIVEEFGGDSFILRGVPENVSPGQEKDLFLEVLTFVEEPKSGRELIIQRLAAAMACKAAIKSGEKLTLTAMQALIKQLGETENPYTCPHGRPTLIHLSYNELAGKFKR from the coding sequence TTGCCCAAAATTGTAATCCTGGATGAAATAACAGCCAATCAAATAGCTGCAGGTGAAGTAGTTGAAAGACCGGTATCGGTGGTTAAGGAATTGGTGGAAAATTCTCTTGACGCCGGTGCCACTTCCGTTGAAGTAGATATCTATGAGGGTGGAATGAAAAAAATTACGGTAATTGATAACGGCATTGGGATGTCACCGGAAGATACCGCTTTAGCATTTAACCGTCATGCTACAAGTAAAATAAAAAATGCAGCTGATTTAGTAAATATCAGAACCTTGGGTTTTCGGGGAGAAGCTTTACCCAGTATTGCGGCAGTTTCCAAGATAATACTAAAGACTAAGCCCAAAGATTGCGTTTCCGGCACAAGGGTTGAACTTAGTGCAGGTAAAATCTTGTCTACAACCGAGGTGGGCTGTGCACCAGGAAGCTCTGTTACTGTAAAAGATTTGTTCTTTAATACCCCGGCTCGCCTAAAGCATATGAAAACAGCCTTTTATGAGGCAGGCCGGATTACTGATTTAATCAATCGCCTGGCTATGGCTAAACCGGAAGTTAGTTTTCGTTTATGTCATAATAAAAAGGTGGTTTTTCATACTCCGGGCTCAGGTAAATTATTAGATGCTGTTTCCGCAGTATATGGAATAAACAACGTTCGGGATATGATTAGCATAGTAGGAGAAAGTTCTTTAATAACTTTATCCGGGTATATTAGTAAACCTACTTTAAACCGGGCTAATCGTAAACAGCAAACTATATTTATCAATAATAGATTAGTTAAAAGTAACTTATTCTTGCGTGCTATTGAAGAAGCATATCGTACGCTTTTACCCGGGGGACGTTACCCGCTCGTTGTATTATCTTTACATATTAACCCTGAAATGGTAGATGTAAATGTTCACCCTTCAAAGCTTGAGGTTAGAGTGGAGCAGGAAGAAGAGATAGCCCGGTTTATAAAAGAAGCTATCTTAAAAGAACTACAAAGTAATACGTTAGTACCCAGGCTCGAGCTAAGTCCTCCCATACACAAACTTAAATTTAATGAACCAAAGCCATATCAAGAAAGTTTGAGTTTAGAATTTGGGTCCGTTATATATAATAGAAATGAAGAAGATAGTAAAACTAAGCCTCCAAAATTACCTAATGAGGAAACCCGGCATAAGGAAGTAGAGGCAATTAAAATTGTCTCGGAAAACAAAAATTATTCTGTTCCCAACAAGCCGGAGGTTTTACATGAAATTACACCCTCTTATAATAAGCAAAATATTACTTTTCCTGTATTATGGCCGGTAGCTCAGCTAATGCCAACATATATCTTGGCCACCAATGAAACAGGACTATATATAATTGATCAGCACGCTGCCCACGAACGAGTTCTATTTGAAAAATATGAAAGGAAGTTGACTGAGGGCCGAACTTCCAGTCAAATGTTGTTGGTGCCTGTAACTTTGGATTTAGATTTTCGGGAGGCTGAGAGTTTAAATAGACATATTATTGTATTAAAAGAATTAGGGTTTATAGTCGAGGAGTTTGGTGGAGACAGTTTTATACTTCGAGGAGTCCCGGAAAATGTTTCCCCGGGACAGGAAAAAGACTTATTTCTTGAGGTGCTTACATTCGTAGAGGAGCCTAAGTCGGGACGGGAATTAATTATACAGCGTTTAGCTGCTGCCATGGCTTGTAAAGCTGCTATCAAATCGGGTGAAAAATTAACCCTTACCGCAATGCAGGCTTTAATAAAACAGTTGGGAGAGACTGAAAACCCTTACACCTGCCCGCATGGTAGACCAACTTTGATTCATTTATCTTATAATGAATTAGCGGGAAAATTTAAAAGATAA
- a CDS encoding class I SAM-dependent methyltransferase: MIITSVVTTSHRAGPEQITLARKFSEELGVPLVPRENLSLSALINKYQVKGAVVVTLDKVYFYMNEQEFFFHPNMSVVRIKDIKSGKTDQMIKAMDLKPGNSVLDCTLGFGADAIVASYIAGETGSILGLEASPIIAVLVRYGLENYPIKCKLLSLCMKNISVINTHHYDYLRRAREDSFDIIYFDPMFRQPKLKSTNLAPLRMLANPEPLTIETLKEAVRVARKRVVVKERRNSTEFKRLGINRIEGGKYAPIVYGVVDKQGGVKY; this comes from the coding sequence GTGATTATAACTTCAGTAGTAACAACCTCTCACAGAGCCGGTCCGGAACAGATTACTTTGGCCCGAAAATTTAGTGAGGAACTTGGGGTTCCTCTTGTTCCCAGGGAAAATTTATCTTTATCGGCTTTAATAAATAAATATCAGGTAAAGGGTGCAGTAGTTGTAACTTTAGACAAGGTATATTTTTATATGAACGAACAGGAGTTTTTTTTCCATCCTAATATGTCAGTAGTGCGTATAAAGGATATAAAATCTGGGAAAACTGACCAAATGATCAAGGCTATGGATTTGAAGCCGGGTAACTCGGTATTAGATTGTACTTTAGGGTTCGGGGCTGATGCGATAGTAGCCAGTTACATAGCGGGAGAAACAGGTTCTATATTGGGTTTGGAAGCTTCACCGATTATTGCTGTACTAGTTCGTTATGGTTTGGAAAACTATCCGATAAAATGCAAATTATTGTCTTTATGTATGAAAAATATTTCAGTGATTAATACGCATCATTATGATTATTTGAGACGAGCTCGTGAAGATAGCTTTGATATTATATATTTTGACCCTATGTTTAGACAACCTAAATTAAAATCAACGAACTTAGCTCCTCTAAGGATGTTAGCAAATCCTGAACCCTTAACGATTGAGACCTTAAAAGAAGCCGTTCGTGTAGCCAGAAAAAGAGTTGTTGTAAAGGAAAGACGAAACAGTACAGAATTTAAAAGATTGGGCATAAACAGAATAGAAGGGGGTAAGTACGCTCCAATCGTTTATGGAGTGGTGGATAAGCAAGGTGGGGTAAAATATTGA
- the miaA gene encoding tRNA (adenosine(37)-N6)-dimethylallyltransferase MiaA, which translates to MTKYDASLSTLIAIVGPTAVGKTDVGILVAKALGGEIVSADSMLIYRYMDIGTAKPTVEEMQDIPHYMIDIIDPDQNYSVALYQEQAEKYIKEINSKGKYPILVGGTGLYVRSVIDHYNFSGTEINWEYRRKLNEIARIKGNLFLHNCLKEIDPETAEKLHPNDRKRVIRAMEVFKQTGRPISSYHDRDKIERPKYNLKIFGLIMERNTLYQRIEQRVDKMIERGLLEEVKWLLDHGYKTQLNSMKGLGYKEIAAYWSGELKLEESIELLKRNTRRFAKRQLTWFRRDPRIQWYNLNNYQGIHEVAQEIIKSLQE; encoded by the coding sequence TTGACTAAATATGATGCAAGTCTTTCAACTTTAATTGCAATTGTCGGTCCAACTGCTGTTGGTAAAACTGACGTAGGGATTTTAGTTGCTAAAGCTTTGGGTGGGGAAATAGTTTCAGCAGATTCCATGTTGATTTATCGATATATGGATATCGGAACGGCAAAACCGACTGTAGAAGAAATGCAGGATATTCCACACTATATGATCGATATCATTGATCCGGATCAAAATTATAGTGTTGCCCTGTATCAGGAACAGGCAGAAAAATATATTAAAGAAATTAACAGTAAGGGAAAATATCCAATACTTGTAGGTGGGACAGGTTTATATGTTCGTTCGGTTATAGATCATTATAATTTTAGCGGTACGGAGATAAACTGGGAATATCGCCGTAAATTAAATGAAATTGCCAGAATAAAAGGAAATCTCTTTCTTCATAACTGCCTAAAGGAGATTGATCCGGAGACAGCGGAGAAATTACATCCCAATGACAGGAAACGTGTTATTAGGGCAATGGAAGTATTTAAGCAAACAGGTCGCCCGATTTCAAGTTATCATGACCGGGATAAAATTGAAAGACCCAAATATAATTTAAAAATATTTGGTCTAATTATGGAACGCAATACTCTCTATCAGCGCATTGAACAGCGTGTAGATAAAATGATTGAGCGGGGTCTTTTAGAAGAAGTTAAATGGTTGCTGGACCATGGTTATAAAACACAGCTGAATTCTATGAAAGGCCTTGGTTATAAGGAAATTGCAGCTTATTGGTCAGGTGAATTAAAGCTGGAAGAGTCTATAGAGCTATTAAAACGTAATACACGCCGTTTTGCTAAAAGACAATTAACCTGGTTTAGACGTGATCCGAGGATCCAATGGTATAATTTAAATAACTATCAAGGGATACATGAAGTTGCCCAAGAAATTATTAAAAGTTTGCAGGAGTAA
- the hfq gene encoding RNA chaperone Hfq: MTKPQINLQDAFLNQVRKENIPVTMFLVNGFQLKGMVRGFDNFTVILESDGKQQMVYKHAISTISPFKPVNTSFSEGKTS, encoded by the coding sequence ATGACTAAACCTCAAATTAACTTACAGGATGCATTCCTAAATCAAGTAAGAAAAGAGAACATTCCGGTAACCATGTTTCTAGTTAATGGCTTTCAACTGAAGGGAATGGTTAGGGGCTTTGATAACTTTACTGTTATCTTGGAAAGCGATGGCAAACAACAGATGGTTTATAAACATGCCATTTCTACCATAAGTCCATTTAAGCCGGTAAATACATCTTTTTCCGAGGGCAAAACGAGCTAG
- a CDS encoding AAA family ATPase translates to MKIKIWHNQDNIGNSKNTLKGVNKSQRDSRSSRTSKNAEPCVNNNVSKILNELNSLIGLKNVKKLINEIYAFVEIQKRRQKENLVTEPLVLHMIFKGNPGTGKTTVARIIGKLFKELGVLTKGHLVEVERADLVGEYIGHTAQSTREQIKKAMGGILFIDEAYSLARGGEKDFGKEAIDTIVKSMEDYKDNLILILAGYQDEMEWFIETNPGLRSRFPIIINFPDYSISELLAIGDLMLKQRQYKLSSGSREELRVVLEKKVKDHKHSGNARLVRNIIEQAIRHQAVRLIKFKEKGISREDLMSIKREDINFN, encoded by the coding sequence TTGAAAATTAAAATTTGGCACAACCAAGATAATATAGGTAATAGTAAAAATACTTTAAAGGGTGTCAATAAGAGCCAAAGAGATAGTCGTTCAAGTAGGACTTCGAAGAATGCGGAACCTTGCGTGAATAATAATGTTTCAAAAATATTAAATGAGTTAAACAGCCTGATTGGATTAAAAAATGTTAAAAAATTAATTAATGAAATATATGCTTTTGTTGAAATTCAAAAAAGAAGACAAAAAGAAAATCTAGTTACGGAACCACTTGTTTTACATATGATTTTTAAAGGAAATCCCGGTACAGGTAAAACTACTGTAGCCCGAATTATCGGTAAGCTTTTTAAGGAGTTAGGAGTTTTAACAAAGGGGCATTTAGTGGAAGTGGAGAGGGCGGATTTAGTTGGTGAGTATATTGGCCATACCGCTCAAAGTACAAGGGAACAAATAAAAAAGGCCATGGGAGGAATTTTATTTATTGATGAAGCTTATTCCCTAGCGCGCGGCGGGGAAAAGGATTTTGGCAAAGAGGCCATTGATACTATTGTGAAAAGTATGGAGGATTATAAGGATAATTTAATTTTGATATTGGCAGGTTACCAGGATGAAATGGAGTGGTTTATTGAAACTAACCCTGGATTGCGCTCAAGATTTCCTATTATTATTAATTTTCCCGATTACAGTATCAGTGAATTGTTAGCTATCGGTGATTTAATGCTTAAGCAGCGCCAGTACAAACTTTCATCGGGGTCCAGGGAAGAACTGCGTGTAGTCTTAGAAAAGAAAGTAAAAGATCATAAGCATAGTGGTAACGCCCGTTTAGTCCGCAATATTATTGAGCAGGCGATACGCCATCAAGCGGTTAGGTTAATAAAATTTAAAGAAAAAGGTATTAGTAGAGAAGATTTAATGTCTATTAAAAGAGAAGATATAAACTTCAATTGA
- a CDS encoding methionine gamma-lyase family protein: MYKGTKELSLVVKEIELESESAYKVLDEIAFVNHEKVLKAFKDERVSDFHLRGSSGYGYDDMGREVLERIYARVFGAEAALVRSQIVSGTHAIALCLYGVLRPGDELISITGTPYDTLEEIIGIRGEGAGSLKELGVSYRQIELCSDGSINFDALGKEINHKTKCVMLQRSRGYSERPTLSIKQIGELCGFIKKRWPSIVIFVDNCYGEFVETIEPCNVGADLAAGSLIKNPGGGLAPTGGYVVGSKKYVEMAANRWTAPGIGAEVGPTPEFQRLLYQGLFMAPHIVTEALKGAVFTAKLFERLHYRVFPGPNDFRSDIIQAIELGSAEKVIAFCRGIQQSSPVDAHVLPEPWDMPGYSDQVIMAAGTFVQGASLELTADAPIREPYIVYLQGGLSKEYTKLGVLSAAKAVLELG, from the coding sequence GTGTATAAAGGAACTAAGGAATTAAGCCTAGTTGTAAAAGAAATTGAATTAGAGTCAGAGTCAGCTTATAAGGTTTTGGATGAAATTGCTTTTGTTAATCATGAAAAAGTATTAAAAGCTTTTAAAGATGAACGGGTTAGTGATTTTCACTTAAGGGGTTCCTCCGGCTACGGATACGATGATATGGGACGTGAGGTATTAGAAAGGATTTACGCGCGTGTATTCGGTGCTGAGGCTGCTTTAGTAAGGAGTCAGATAGTATCCGGTACACATGCTATTGCCCTTTGTTTATATGGGGTATTGAGGCCCGGAGATGAGCTTATTTCGATAACCGGTACACCTTACGATACCCTTGAGGAGATCATCGGTATTAGGGGGGAAGGAGCCGGATCGTTAAAAGAATTGGGCGTGAGTTACCGGCAAATAGAGTTGTGCTCCGATGGCAGTATAAACTTTGATGCTTTGGGGAAGGAAATTAATCATAAAACAAAATGTGTTATGCTGCAAAGATCAAGGGGGTATAGTGAGCGGCCTACTTTATCAATTAAACAAATTGGTGAATTGTGTGGTTTTATAAAGAAACGTTGGCCTTCAATTGTAATTTTTGTTGATAATTGTTACGGGGAATTTGTAGAAACAATTGAACCGTGTAATGTTGGAGCTGATTTGGCAGCCGGATCCTTAATTAAAAACCCGGGAGGTGGTCTTGCTCCAACCGGGGGATATGTGGTTGGTAGTAAAAAATATGTTGAAATGGCTGCAAATCGTTGGACTGCTCCGGGTATCGGAGCTGAAGTGGGTCCTACACCTGAGTTTCAACGCCTGTTATATCAAGGATTGTTTATGGCCCCCCATATTGTTACCGAAGCACTTAAAGGAGCTGTTTTTACGGCAAAGCTTTTTGAACGATTGCATTATAGGGTTTTCCCCGGTCCAAATGATTTTAGAAGTGATATAATACAAGCCATTGAATTAGGTTCAGCCGAGAAAGTAATTGCATTCTGTAGGGGAATTCAGCAGTCCTCTCCGGTAGATGCCCATGTACTTCCTGAACCTTGGGACATGCCCGGGTACAGTGACCAGGTAATCATGGCTGCAGGAACCTTTGTTCAGGGTGCTTCACTTGAATTGACTGCAGATGCACCTATAAGGGAGCCTTATATAGTTTATTTACAGGGTGGCTTATCCAAGGAATATACTAAATTAGGTGTATTGTCTGCTGCTAAAGCTGTACTGGAACTTGGATAG
- a CDS encoding thiamine pyrophosphate-dependent enzyme, translated as MSVQPVMPKCWRVESKPHKFCPGCGHGLVLKALGEAIDELGIQGRTAFGCDIGCSLLSWDFFNIDTVQAHHGRVTPVMTGIKRANPDLICIGYMGDGGGYAIGSQHLVNAAARNEKITLIVANNTVYAMTGGQMSPTSMPGQKTETSPYGRDPETTGMPVQGPEMIAAISREGAYVARGTMANLRQLKSYFKKALENQIEGKGFSFVEALSACPTNWRTNAPETWNYVEKEMTNYFTVGEISNPLQPKQ; from the coding sequence ATGTCTGTACAACCCGTAATGCCTAAATGTTGGCGAGTCGAATCCAAGCCGCACAAGTTTTGCCCTGGCTGTGGTCACGGCTTGGTGTTAAAGGCACTGGGAGAAGCCATTGATGAACTGGGGATTCAAGGAAGGACTGCTTTTGGATGTGACATTGGTTGTTCACTTCTTTCTTGGGACTTCTTTAATATCGATACTGTACAAGCACACCATGGTAGAGTCACACCTGTAATGACCGGCATAAAAAGGGCTAACCCAGATTTAATTTGCATTGGTTATATGGGTGACGGGGGTGGATATGCTATTGGTTCTCAACACCTGGTAAATGCTGCTGCAAGAAATGAAAAAATAACTTTAATCGTTGCCAATAACACCGTTTATGCAATGACCGGTGGTCAAATGTCCCCTACTTCTATGCCGGGACAGAAAACTGAAACCAGTCCTTACGGTCGTGATCCTGAAACTACAGGTATGCCGGTACAGGGCCCGGAAATGATTGCTGCGATATCCAGAGAAGGTGCTTATGTAGCCAGGGGTACAATGGCCAATCTACGTCAATTAAAATCATACTTTAAGAAGGCTTTAGAAAACCAAATTGAAGGAAAAGGTTTTTCCTTTGTTGAAGCATTATCTGCTTGCCCTACAAACTGGAGGACCAATGCTCCGGAAACCTGGAACTATGTTGAGAAGGAAATGACAAACTACTTTACTGTAGGAGAAATATCAAACCCATTACAGCCAAAACAGTAG
- the lexA gene encoding transcriptional repressor LexA, whose product MTNNLSPKEEAIMEVIKQTIRHKGYPPSVREIGQAVGLSSSSTVHSYLKKLEKKGLLRRDPTKPRAMEVLDSKASKKIKFDFVDVPIVSKVSAETPIITVKNQEGSFPLPLDFTGAGSFFLLKVKGCSMIEAGIFEGDLVLVRQQSIAEDGDIIAALLEEDTIIKRFFREKDHIRLQPENKQISPIIVKDIKILGKVIGVIRKYN is encoded by the coding sequence ATGACCAATAACCTTTCCCCAAAAGAGGAGGCAATCATGGAAGTTATAAAACAAACTATTCGTCATAAAGGTTACCCTCCCTCAGTTCGCGAAATTGGACAAGCTGTTGGCTTAAGCTCCAGTTCCACTGTACATAGCTATTTAAAAAAACTAGAAAAAAAAGGCCTTTTACGCAGGGATCCCACTAAACCCAGGGCCATGGAAGTTCTTGACAGTAAGGCATCGAAAAAAATTAAATTTGATTTTGTCGATGTGCCTATTGTAAGTAAGGTCTCTGCAGAAACTCCAATTATTACGGTTAAGAATCAAGAAGGTTCTTTCCCATTACCTCTGGATTTTACAGGTGCAGGGAGCTTTTTTTTACTTAAAGTAAAAGGATGCAGTATGATTGAAGCGGGTATTTTTGAAGGTGATTTAGTATTAGTAAGACAGCAATCAATTGCCGAAGACGGGGACATCATAGCTGCCCTGTTAGAAGAAGACACTATAATAAAAAGATTCTTTAGAGAAAAAGACCATATCAGGCTGCAGCCGGAAAATAAACAGATATCCCCCATAATAGTTAAGGATATAAAAATCCTAGGTAAAGTTATTGGAGTAATTCGAAAATATAATTAG
- a CDS encoding fumarate hydratase, producing MREIPVQKITKVVSRLCMDANYKLGEDVSLSIKNALKTESSSIGRDILQQIITNAEIAEAEEVPICQDTGFAVVFVELGQDVHLSGGDLYNAVNQGIRQGYAEGYLRKSIVGHPLERKNTGDNAPGIIHTKIVPGNMVKITVAPKGGGSENMSAIKMLKPADGINGVKEFVLQQVAAAGPNPCPPIIVGVGIGGTFEKAALLSKEALLRPVGKRNELPDIAELEDELLLEINKLGIGPQGLGGKTTALAVHIEVFPTHIASLPVAVNINCHASRHKTAVI from the coding sequence ATTAGAGAAATACCGGTGCAGAAAATTACCAAAGTAGTTTCCAGATTGTGTATGGATGCCAATTATAAGTTGGGTGAAGATGTTAGTTTATCAATTAAAAATGCTTTAAAAACAGAGTCTTCATCAATTGGCAGGGATATCTTGCAGCAAATCATAACTAATGCAGAGATTGCCGAAGCAGAAGAAGTTCCTATCTGTCAGGATACCGGTTTTGCAGTTGTATTTGTGGAACTGGGGCAGGATGTACATTTGTCTGGTGGGGATTTATATAACGCGGTAAATCAAGGCATCAGACAAGGGTATGCTGAAGGGTATTTAAGGAAGTCTATAGTCGGTCATCCCCTGGAAAGAAAAAATACCGGAGATAATGCCCCAGGTATAATACATACAAAAATTGTACCTGGTAATATGGTGAAAATAACAGTAGCTCCCAAAGGGGGAGGCAGTGAAAATATGAGTGCCATAAAGATGCTGAAGCCGGCAGATGGGATTAACGGCGTAAAAGAATTTGTCCTGCAGCAGGTAGCTGCCGCAGGACCTAATCCATGTCCCCCGATTATAGTGGGGGTGGGGATTGGCGGTACATTTGAAAAGGCTGCTTTACTGTCTAAAGAAGCTTTATTAAGGCCGGTTGGCAAAAGAAATGAATTACCGGATATAGCTGAGTTGGAAGATGAATTATTGCTGGAAATAAATAAGCTGGGTATCGGGCCGCAGGGATTAGGGGGTAAGACAACCGCACTGGCAGTTCATATAGAAGTATTTCCGACTCATATTGCAAGCTTACCCGTAGCTGTAAATATTAACTGTCATGCCAGTAGACATAAAACTGCAGTAATTTAA
- a CDS encoding Fe-S-containing hydro-lyase, producing the protein MKKIFTPLDDEVVERLRSGQQVLLYGKIYTARDAAHKRLIELINQGKDLPFNPMGQIIYYVGPAPAKPGQVIGPAGPTTSGRMDTYTPALLARGLKGTIGKGLRSSEVIKAMQEYKAVYFAAVGGAAALISKCIKQSNLIAYPELGPEAVYELEVENFPLIVVNDAYGGDLYSEGRKKYLSNEINNTKN; encoded by the coding sequence ATGAAAAAAATATTTACTCCACTGGATGATGAGGTGGTGGAGAGGCTGAGAAGCGGCCAGCAGGTGCTTTTATACGGAAAGATTTATACGGCCCGTGATGCTGCCCATAAAAGGTTGATTGAATTAATTAATCAAGGAAAGGATCTGCCGTTTAATCCTATGGGACAAATAATATATTATGTTGGCCCGGCACCTGCTAAGCCAGGGCAGGTTATTGGACCGGCAGGGCCAACTACCAGTGGAAGGATGGATACCTATACTCCGGCATTATTGGCCCGAGGTCTAAAAGGAACGATTGGCAAAGGACTTAGATCTTCTGAAGTAATTAAGGCCATGCAGGAGTATAAGGCCGTATATTTTGCAGCTGTGGGTGGTGCTGCAGCATTAATATCAAAATGTATTAAACAGTCAAATTTAATTGCCTACCCGGAGCTGGGACCGGAAGCAGTATACGAATTGGAAGTTGAAAATTTTCCGTTAATTGTGGTTAATGATGCTTATGGAGGAGACTTATATTCCGAAGGTCGAAAAAAATACTTGAGTAATGAGATTAATAACACTAAAAATTAG